One Triticum dicoccoides isolate Atlit2015 ecotype Zavitan chromosome 4B, WEW_v2.0, whole genome shotgun sequence genomic window carries:
- the LOC119291340 gene encoding uncharacterized protein LOC119291340 isoform X1: MEVTRSDIQTRPYDQPQPPQCEHAAFVKMPFPDPETSHLLEEIWSSRNPSLPPWCEYPSHDVSRPVETPLLEPKNTNTSSYSTQPEAATHDIVPIPTQSSQHILACFFEGWPIQFFIRLDHGGSFHTYPRLGGPFQSLQEAEDAIDRHLDHLRAPIMHTNGLPQAEIAIRHALYWPDGTRKMSSKSNPKLETVSLLAQALLDKYNEDHLLFGDLAYELDDVVSFREIYEREGRLVNMFYHINLTTKTKGDDGFQSGVDNVFFAEVTRIKGEDVQYVLSCFCMVEPNDNGQCYGCMRYGNVDLKHPVDVDKYKGGHSYRYSPCSGFDPRRDTPGPDVPAYIQDEEDRLAYEEATVRSMYECPDNPPILAKLNGTRMPVGCSTKREDASLAKREDGKGRVKYVVPARRQLV; this comes from the exons ATGGAAGTCACCCGCTCCGACATCCAGACCAGGCCCTACGATCAGCCGCAACCTCCACA ATGTGAGCATGCAGCATTTGTAAAAATGCCTTTTCCTGACCCTGAAACGTCCCATTTGCTGGAGGAAATCTGGTCTTCCCGCAATCCATCACTGCCTCCCTG GTGTGAGTACCCTTCTCATGATGTGTCTAGGCCAGTGGAAACACCGCTGCTGGAGCCAAAGAACACCAACACTTCCTCTTACTCCACACAGCCAGAGGCGGCAACTCATGACATCGTGCCAATTCCAACGCAATCGTCTCAGCATATTTTGGCTTGTTTTTTTGAAGGTTGGCCTATACAGTTTTTCATCAGACTAGATCATGGGGGTTCTTTCCACACGTATCCTCGCCTGGGTGGGCCATTCCAGAGCTTGCAGGAAGCTGAGGATGCTATCGATCGCCATCTTGATCACCTGCGTGCTCCAATAAT GCACACAAATGGGCTTCCGCAGGCGGAGATTGCGATACGGCATGCCCTTTACTGGCCTGATGGCACAAGAAAGATGTCCTCCAAAAGCAATCCAAAGCTTGAGACTGTCAGCCTATTGGCTCAAGCTTTACTGGACAAGTACAATGAAGATCACCTTCTTTTTGGG GATCTTGCATATGAACTTGATGATGTTGTGAGCTTCCGAGAAATTTATGAGAGGGAGGGCCGCCTTGTCAACATGTTCTATCATATCAATTTGACTACAAAAACGAAAGGAGATGATGGTTTTCAGAGTGGCGTCGATAATGTGTTCTTTGCTGAAGTCACACGAATAAAAGGCGAAGATGTACAATATGTGCTCAGTTGTTTCTGCATGGTTGAACCTAATGACAATG GCCAATGCTATGGTTGCATGAGATACGGAAATGTTGATTTGAAGCATCCTGTTGATGTTGATAAATACAAAGGTGGCCACTCTTATCGGTACTCACCATGTTCTGGTTTTGATCCACGGCGGGATACCCCTGGCCCGGATGTACCTGCATACATCCAGGATGAGGAGGATAGGCTCGCGTATGAGGAGGCTACAGTAAGAAGTATGTACGAG TGCCCTGACAATCCTCCTATTCTAGCAAAATTGAATGGTACAAGAATGCCTGTTGGTTGTTCGACCAAAAGAGAGGATGCTAGTTTGGCCAAGAGAGAGGATGGCAAGGGAAGGGTGAAATACGTTGTACCTGCTAGGCGTCAGTTGGTTTGA
- the LOC119291340 gene encoding uncharacterized protein LOC119291340 isoform X2, translating to MEVTRSDIQTRPYDQPQPPQCEHAAFVKMPFPDPETSHLLEEIWSSRNPSLPPWCEYPSHDVSRPVETPLLEPKNTNTSSYSTQPEAATHDIVPIPTQSSQHILACFFEGWPIQFFIRLDHGGSFHTYPRLGGPFQSLQEAEDAIDRHLDHLRAPIMHTNGLPQAEIAIRHALYWPDGTRKMSSKSNPKLETVSLLAQALLDKYNEDHLLFGDLAYELDDVVSFREIYEREGRLVNMFYHINLTTKTKGDDGFQSGVDNVFFAEVTRIKGEDVQYVLSCFCMVEPNDNGQCYGCMRYGNVDLKHPVDVDKYKGGHSYRYSPCSGFDPRRDTPGPDVPAYIQDEEDRLAYEEATVRSMYEQN from the exons ATGGAAGTCACCCGCTCCGACATCCAGACCAGGCCCTACGATCAGCCGCAACCTCCACA ATGTGAGCATGCAGCATTTGTAAAAATGCCTTTTCCTGACCCTGAAACGTCCCATTTGCTGGAGGAAATCTGGTCTTCCCGCAATCCATCACTGCCTCCCTG GTGTGAGTACCCTTCTCATGATGTGTCTAGGCCAGTGGAAACACCGCTGCTGGAGCCAAAGAACACCAACACTTCCTCTTACTCCACACAGCCAGAGGCGGCAACTCATGACATCGTGCCAATTCCAACGCAATCGTCTCAGCATATTTTGGCTTGTTTTTTTGAAGGTTGGCCTATACAGTTTTTCATCAGACTAGATCATGGGGGTTCTTTCCACACGTATCCTCGCCTGGGTGGGCCATTCCAGAGCTTGCAGGAAGCTGAGGATGCTATCGATCGCCATCTTGATCACCTGCGTGCTCCAATAAT GCACACAAATGGGCTTCCGCAGGCGGAGATTGCGATACGGCATGCCCTTTACTGGCCTGATGGCACAAGAAAGATGTCCTCCAAAAGCAATCCAAAGCTTGAGACTGTCAGCCTATTGGCTCAAGCTTTACTGGACAAGTACAATGAAGATCACCTTCTTTTTGGG GATCTTGCATATGAACTTGATGATGTTGTGAGCTTCCGAGAAATTTATGAGAGGGAGGGCCGCCTTGTCAACATGTTCTATCATATCAATTTGACTACAAAAACGAAAGGAGATGATGGTTTTCAGAGTGGCGTCGATAATGTGTTCTTTGCTGAAGTCACACGAATAAAAGGCGAAGATGTACAATATGTGCTCAGTTGTTTCTGCATGGTTGAACCTAATGACAATG GCCAATGCTATGGTTGCATGAGATACGGAAATGTTGATTTGAAGCATCCTGTTGATGTTGATAAATACAAAGGTGGCCACTCTTATCGGTACTCACCATGTTCTGGTTTTGATCCACGGCGGGATACCCCTGGCCCGGATGTACCTGCATACATCCAGGATGAGGAGGATAGGCTCGCGTATGAGGAGGCTACAGTAAGAAGTATGTACGAG CAAAATTGA
- the LOC119291340 gene encoding uncharacterized protein LOC119291340 isoform X3 encodes MEVTRSDIQTRPYDQPQPPQCEHAAFVKMPFPDPETSHLLEEIWSSRNPSLPPWCEYPSHDVSRPVETPLLEPKNTNTSSYSTQPEAATHDIVPIPTQSSQHILACFFEGWPIQFFIRLDHGGSFHTYPRLGGPFQSLQEAEDAIDRHLDHLRAPIMHTNGLPQAEIAIRHALYWPDGTRKMSSKSNPKLETVSLLAQALLDKYNEDHLLFGDLAYELDDVVSFREIYEREGRLVNMFYHINLTTKTKGDDGFQSGVDNVFFAEVTRIKGEDVQYVLSCFCMVEPNDNGQCYGCMRYGNVDLKHPVDVDKYKGGHSYRYSPCSGFDPRRDTPGPDVPAYIQDEEDRLAYEEATVRMP; translated from the exons ATGGAAGTCACCCGCTCCGACATCCAGACCAGGCCCTACGATCAGCCGCAACCTCCACA ATGTGAGCATGCAGCATTTGTAAAAATGCCTTTTCCTGACCCTGAAACGTCCCATTTGCTGGAGGAAATCTGGTCTTCCCGCAATCCATCACTGCCTCCCTG GTGTGAGTACCCTTCTCATGATGTGTCTAGGCCAGTGGAAACACCGCTGCTGGAGCCAAAGAACACCAACACTTCCTCTTACTCCACACAGCCAGAGGCGGCAACTCATGACATCGTGCCAATTCCAACGCAATCGTCTCAGCATATTTTGGCTTGTTTTTTTGAAGGTTGGCCTATACAGTTTTTCATCAGACTAGATCATGGGGGTTCTTTCCACACGTATCCTCGCCTGGGTGGGCCATTCCAGAGCTTGCAGGAAGCTGAGGATGCTATCGATCGCCATCTTGATCACCTGCGTGCTCCAATAAT GCACACAAATGGGCTTCCGCAGGCGGAGATTGCGATACGGCATGCCCTTTACTGGCCTGATGGCACAAGAAAGATGTCCTCCAAAAGCAATCCAAAGCTTGAGACTGTCAGCCTATTGGCTCAAGCTTTACTGGACAAGTACAATGAAGATCACCTTCTTTTTGGG GATCTTGCATATGAACTTGATGATGTTGTGAGCTTCCGAGAAATTTATGAGAGGGAGGGCCGCCTTGTCAACATGTTCTATCATATCAATTTGACTACAAAAACGAAAGGAGATGATGGTTTTCAGAGTGGCGTCGATAATGTGTTCTTTGCTGAAGTCACACGAATAAAAGGCGAAGATGTACAATATGTGCTCAGTTGTTTCTGCATGGTTGAACCTAATGACAATG GCCAATGCTATGGTTGCATGAGATACGGAAATGTTGATTTGAAGCATCCTGTTGATGTTGATAAATACAAAGGTGGCCACTCTTATCGGTACTCACCATGTTCTGGTTTTGATCCACGGCGGGATACCCCTGGCCCGGATGTACCTGCATACATCCAGGATGAGGAGGATAGGCTCGCGTATGAGGAGGCTACAGTAAGAA TGCCCTGA